The uncultured Treponema sp. genome includes a region encoding these proteins:
- a CDS encoding chorismate-binding protein: MLYEVLPGDRFTPFSLAKKFNAKAVLESANFSSGKDRYSMIMLDEAFRVIQDENGIAIVINGERRPIYAMKGDILDVLAEIAAENPAEEGFDLPLPAAGMGYLSYEFCAKCDTIHLQKQEDQLKIPESAFVVGHTFIIFDHFYEKIYICAQNYKEHQIDLKSAIENIKKRLSDLDFSYLAEPETDYETTVLTDEVQSKKEYCEKVEALKKEIYAGNIVQAVPSRRLQIKSEVPALEIYRSLRSVNPSPYMFYLDFADFQLTGASPESLVRVRNGEAMIHPIAGTRHRGKNPLEDKQLMEELLNDPKERAEHLMLVDLARNDLGRVCKTGSVEVTRYMFTELYSHVIHLVSEVIGKIDDGTSAIKVLRAAFPAGTVSGAPKISAIEILSSLEKYKRNFYAGAVGYIGNKNNLDFCIAIRCALKQQDVWTLQAGGGIVYASNAEREFTETCEKLGAMRAVIENTKK, translated from the coding sequence ATGTTATATGAAGTTCTTCCAGGAGACAGATTTACTCCTTTTTCTTTGGCAAAAAAATTCAACGCGAAGGCTGTTCTTGAATCAGCAAATTTTTCTTCGGGCAAAGACCGCTATTCAATGATTATGCTTGACGAGGCGTTCCGGGTTATCCAGGATGAAAACGGAATTGCAATCGTAATCAACGGTGAACGCCGCCCGATTTACGCAATGAAAGGCGACATTCTTGACGTTCTTGCAGAAATCGCGGCGGAAAATCCGGCGGAAGAAGGTTTTGACTTGCCTCTTCCGGCTGCCGGAATGGGCTACCTTAGCTACGAATTTTGCGCAAAATGCGACACGATTCATCTTCAAAAGCAGGAAGACCAGCTGAAAATTCCAGAAAGCGCGTTTGTTGTCGGACACACTTTTATAATTTTTGACCATTTCTATGAAAAAATCTATATTTGCGCGCAGAATTACAAGGAACATCAGATTGATTTGAAATCCGCAATCGAAAATATCAAAAAACGTCTTTCTGACTTGGATTTTTCTTATCTTGCCGAGCCGGAAACAGACTACGAGACAACAGTTCTTACAGATGAAGTGCAGAGCAAAAAAGAATACTGCGAAAAAGTCGAGGCGCTGAAAAAAGAAATCTACGCAGGAAATATCGTACAGGCAGTTCCAAGCCGAAGGCTCCAGATAAAAAGCGAAGTTCCCGCCCTGGAAATTTACCGCAGCCTGCGTTCTGTAAATCCTTCACCTTATATGTTCTACCTTGATTTTGCGGATTTCCAGCTGACAGGCGCTTCCCCGGAAAGCCTTGTGCGCGTGCGAAACGGTGAGGCAATGATTCACCCGATTGCAGGGACTCGCCACCGCGGAAAAAATCCTCTGGAAGACAAGCAGCTTATGGAAGAGCTTTTGAACGACCCAAAAGAGCGCGCAGAACACCTTATGCTTGTTGACCTTGCGCGGAACGACCTTGGCCGAGTCTGCAAAACTGGCAGCGTTGAAGTAACTCGGTATATGTTCACGGAACTTTACAGCCACGTAATTCATCTTGTTTCAGAAGTAATCGGAAAAATTGACGATGGAACTTCCGCAATAAAAGTTTTGCGAGCGGCATTCCCGGCAGGCACGGTTTCTGGAGCACCTAAAATCAGTGCAATTGAAATTCTTTCTTCTTTGGAAAAATACAAGCGCAATTTTTATGCCGGAGCAGTTGGCTATATTGGAAACAAGAACAACCTGGATTTTTGTATTGCGATTCGCTGTGCGCTAAAACAACAGGATGTGTGGACATTGCAGGCAGGCGGTGGAATCGTTTACGCAAGCAACGCTGAACGAGAATTCACAGAAACCTGCGAAAAACTTGGAGCAATGCGCGCTGTAATCGAAAACACAAAAAAATAA
- a CDS encoding monomeric [FeFe] hydrogenase has product MLNINNNTSNIKREILVRIAKLQLQGKLEEGVHFIPREMAPRDKPPLRCCIFHDREILRMRVLARMGISVENIDEEATLGSFAKQALEREKPTWPMLTVLDEACNGCVKAHYMVTNACQGCYARPCMVNCPRKAITVDRRATIDEKLCINCGKCMENCPYHSIIKIPVPCEEACPVGAISKDEKGHEKIDYHKCIFCGNCMRECPFGAMMDKSQLVDVIKHIMNCKKVVALYAPSIASQFKVTPGQLESSLIAAGFNRVWEVAIGADICADNEAREFEERMARGDKMMTTSCCSAYVRAVHKHVPALIPCVSETRSPMHYTAEIAKKADPDCITVFIGPCLAKKREGFDDDLVDYVITVEEIAALFEAREINVAEMDKRHETIIPTASGRNFARSGGVMEAVALRLKDKSILRPAKINGLSKAGMKVLNAYGLINSGKIPAKPDTPNLIEVMACEGGCIAGPSVITNVKQAELQLEKYVQDGSANTIDEQKK; this is encoded by the coding sequence ATGCTTAACATAAACAACAACACATCAAACATAAAGCGCGAAATCCTTGTTAGAATCGCAAAGCTTCAGCTTCAGGGAAAACTGGAAGAAGGCGTGCATTTTATTCCGCGTGAAATGGCTCCCAGAGACAAGCCGCCGCTAAGATGTTGCATTTTCCATGACCGGGAAATTCTTCGCATGAGAGTTCTTGCCCGCATGGGAATTTCAGTTGAAAACATTGACGAGGAAGCAACTTTAGGCTCTTTTGCAAAACAAGCGTTGGAGCGGGAAAAACCAACATGGCCAATGCTTACAGTTCTTGACGAAGCCTGCAACGGCTGTGTAAAAGCTCACTACATGGTTACAAATGCCTGCCAAGGATGTTACGCGCGTCCCTGCATGGTAAACTGCCCGCGCAAGGCAATCACCGTAGACAGAAGGGCAACTATAGATGAAAAACTTTGCATCAACTGCGGAAAATGCATGGAAAACTGCCCTTACCATTCGATTATAAAGATTCCAGTTCCGTGTGAAGAAGCCTGCCCGGTTGGAGCAATTTCAAAGGACGAAAAAGGACACGAAAAAATCGACTACCACAAGTGTATTTTCTGCGGAAACTGTATGCGTGAATGTCCGTTCGGCGCGATGATGGACAAAAGCCAGCTTGTGGACGTAATAAAGCACATAATGAACTGCAAAAAAGTTGTTGCCCTTTACGCGCCTTCAATTGCGTCCCAGTTCAAGGTTACGCCAGGCCAGCTTGAATCTTCTTTGATTGCGGCGGGATTCAACCGTGTATGGGAAGTTGCAATCGGAGCTGACATTTGCGCCGACAACGAAGCCCGTGAATTTGAAGAGCGCATGGCACGCGGAGACAAAATGATGACAACTTCATGCTGTTCCGCTTACGTCCGCGCAGTTCACAAGCACGTTCCGGCTTTAATTCCATGCGTTTCTGAAACAAGAAGTCCAATGCACTATACTGCGGAAATCGCAAAAAAAGCCGACCCAGACTGCATAACGGTTTTTATCGGACCTTGCCTTGCCAAAAAACGCGAGGGATTCGATGACGACCTTGTTGACTATGTAATCACTGTTGAAGAAATTGCGGCTTTATTCGAAGCGCGGGAAATAAATGTTGCTGAAATGGACAAGCGGCATGAAACAATAATTCCTACAGCCAGCGGAAGAAACTTTGCGCGTTCAGGCGGTGTAATGGAAGCTGTTGCGCTCCGTTTAAAAGACAAATCCATTCTGCGCCCCGCAAAAATCAACGGACTTAGCAAAGCCGGAATGAAAGTCTTAAACGCTTACGGTCTTATAAATTCAGGCAAAATTCCAGCAAAGCCAGACACACCTAACCTCATAGAAGTAATGGCGTGCGAAGGCGGCTGCATAGCAGGACCTTCTGTAATCACAAATGTAAAGCAAGCGGAACTTCAGCTAGAAAAATACGTGCAGGACGGCTCCGCAAACACAATAGATGAGCAGAAAAAATAA
- a CDS encoding MgtC/SapB family protein, which produces MELDFLTESIIKVVAGAVCGGLLGLERKSHNQVIGMRTLILICVSSTLLSILSVYMAKAEGFIAAAKGDPTRIAAGVVSGIGFLGGGAIMKQGLNIKGLTSAAIIWTASAFGLAIGAGLYIQVGIALAMVLFLLMRLEKLETKWFPAEKTKSLHLCFENDSLDMEKLRKTITTHGLIVADMNMSRIIKTKQIILHYLVKSPTEYDFSALIKSLEELGNLSEFSITD; this is translated from the coding sequence ATGGAACTTGATTTTTTAACAGAAAGCATAATAAAAGTTGTTGCGGGAGCTGTTTGCGGCGGACTCCTTGGACTTGAGCGCAAAAGCCACAATCAGGTAATCGGAATGAGAACTTTGATTTTAATCTGTGTTTCTTCAACGCTGCTTTCGATTCTTTCTGTTTACATGGCAAAGGCGGAAGGCTTTATTGCAGCTGCAAAAGGAGATCCCACAAGAATTGCGGCTGGAGTTGTAAGCGGAATCGGATTTCTTGGCGGTGGAGCAATAATGAAGCAAGGGCTGAACATAAAAGGCCTTACTTCCGCGGCGATAATCTGGACTGCATCAGCGTTCGGGCTTGCAATTGGAGCCGGGCTTTACATTCAAGTGGGAATCGCGCTTGCAATGGTTCTGTTTCTTCTTATGCGCCTTGAAAAACTTGAAACAAAATGGTTTCCGGCTGAAAAAACAAAAAGCCTTCATTTGTGCTTTGAAAACGATTCTTTGGACATGGAAAAACTGCGCAAAACAATCACAACGCACGGACTGATTGTGGCAGACATGAACATGAGCCGCATTATAAAGACAAAGCAGATAATTTTGCACTACCTTGTAAAGTCGCCGACAGAATACGATTTTTCCGCGCTGATAAAATCTCTTGAAGAGCTAGGAAATTTAAGTGAATTTTCAATAACAGACTGA